In Leishmania major strain Friedlin complete genome, chromosome 19, the following proteins share a genomic window:
- the ANC1 gene encoding putative ADP/ATP translocase 1, whose product MSANNNSAAAPKKARQDMPKLGFWEEFMISGVAAGAAKTAAAPIERVKLLVQNQGEMIKQGTLDRPYSGVMNCLTRTVKTEGLYALWRGNLSNVIRYFPTQALNFAFKDQFKRMFNYKKDRDGYMKWFMGNMASGGLAGAVSLCFVYSLDYVRTRLANDTKSAKKGGERQYSGMVDCYIKTFKTDGLVGLYRGFCVSCVGIVAYRGFYFGLYDTLQPMLPVNNFIVNFMLGWVVTIVSGLISYPLDTVRRRMMMTSGTGKNYRNSLECFMQCVKNEGAASLFRGAGANILRGVAGALVLSGVDAIKPYYISARAAKN is encoded by the coding sequence ATGTCTGCCAACAATAACTCTGCGGCCGCCCCGAAGAAGGCGCGCCAGGATATGCCGAAGCTTGGCTTCTGGGAGGAGTTCATGATCAGCGGTGtggccgctggcgctgccaagacggctgcggcgccgatcGAGCGTGTGAAGCTGCTGGTGCAGAACCAGGGTGAGATGATCAAGCAGGGCACGCTCGACCGCCCGTACAGCGGCGTGATGAACTGCCTGACGCGCACAGTGAAGACGGAGGGCTTGTAcgcgctgtggcgcggcAACCTGTCGAACGTGATCCGCTACTTCCCGACGCAGGCGCTGAACTTCGCGTTCAAGGACCAGTTCAAGCGTATGTTCAACTACAAGAAGGACCGTGACGGCTACATGAAGTGGTTCATGGGCAACATGGCGTCCGGCGGTCTCGCCGGCGCTGTGTCGCTGTGCTTCGTGTACTCGCTGGACTACGTGCGTACCCGCCTCGCGAACGACACGAAGTCTGCAAAGAAGGGTGGCGAGCGCCAGTACAGCGGCATGGTGGACTGCTACATCAAGACGTTCAAGACCGACGGCCTGGTAGGTCTGTACCGCGGCTTCTGCGTGTCATGCGTGGGCATTGTTGCGTACCGCGGCTTCTACTTCGGCTTGTAcgacacgctgcagccgatGCTGCCGGTGAACAACTTCATTGTGAACTTCATGCTGGGCTGGGTTGTGACCATCGTGTCTGGCCTGATCTCATACCCGCTGGACACGGTGCGCCGTCGCATGATGATGACGTCCGGCACCGGCAAGAACTACCGCAACTCGCTTGAGTGCTTTATGCAGTGCGTGAAGAACGAGGGCGCGGCTTCGCTGTtccgcggtgctggcgcgaACATTCTGCGTGGTGTCGCTGGTGCGCTGGTGCTATCTGGCGTTGATGCTATCAAGCCGTACTACATCAGTGCTCGCGCGGCGAAGAATTGA
- a CDS encoding putative polyprenyl synthase, whose protein sequence is MSEDWPQHFPPRGTVPDAEVYDQFISASTLQWWYVNAHLTVKGEDNSSLAFFASFFRQAGDNCPTAATKYYDACVWALIDLKNKKCYAESALDPESIDQLKLRLDPAVMGRKLEHVEVALLELLNKGRVPRPDRLLKRKAVYTQHPFSIALDDSCVMTIAQEGSARRYTFSLTNAADDVHVEVCLETQQQPVLHGKDGCVNGMYYYYFPSMSVTGYVVVKGLKREVTGLGWYDREVGGSTAEVDREAKYTWSWLSLHASNMSQLSIFYISGNAEDEGKERVIVETRADGSRHYHDDLIMETNKSWSSLVTFMQYPSEFRLCSASMGLDVTIHTAFDAQEIGTVLVGGAGFYEGVVEGSGVCSGDAVTLRGFFEYKKNAAPYRNTSELLKYVGSYVHGALEEIYPLAASDSWLSENVLGRYAMDRGAPADKICETLFRPVRSIIDRGGKSWRSLILVSCCNALSRQYFDCRRYIAVAELLHVGSLIIDDIQDNSVVRRGGKCVHVEYGVATAINAGSACYFMGPRAARIQDLPPEKASRIYQLYFDVLLAGHAGQGLDIYRLDYLMPKVVETGDASTLFDALDAIHTYKTGGAVGALCSMACVLCEAPTVLSEAVERFGLALGLAFQIVDDALNIRGFEENLKEEAEDIKDGKITYPTAIAMGRLEAADRQTLWAILRKPTKEAADIQQAVELIMKVDATSECFLIARHRLQEMWNALDPLLEDSFPKLLMRTFCSFLVERKY, encoded by the coding sequence ATGAGCGAGGATTGGCCCCAGCACTTCCCACCGAGGGGAACAGTGCCAGATGCCGAGGTGTATGATCAGTTTATCAGCGCGTCCACGCTGCAGTGGTGGTACGTCAATGCGCACCTCACAGTGAAGGGTGAGGACAACTCGTCCCTGGCGTTTTTTGCTTCCTTCTTCAGGCAGGCAGGGGACAACTGTCCGACAGCCGCTACGAAGTACTACGACGCTTGTGTGTGGGCCCTTATCGACTTGAAAAACAAGAAATGTTATGCGGAAAGTGCGCTCGACCCCGAGTCAATCGACCAGCTGAAGCTTCGCCTTGATCCGGCAGTGATGGGTCGGAAGTTGGAGCACGTGGAGGTCGCGCTACTGGAGCTTCTCAACAAGGGGCGGGTGCCGCGTCCAGACCGTCTCTTGAAGAGGAAGGCAGTTTACACACAGCATCCCTTTAGCATCGCACTGGACGACAGCTGCGTGATGACGATTGCACAAGAGGGATCAGCGCGGCGCTATACTTTCTCACTGACGAACGCGGCGGATGATGTTCACGTGGAGGTGTGCTtggagacgcagcagcagccagtgTTACATGGAAAGGACGGCTGTGTGAACGGCATGTACTACTACTACTTCCCGTCGATGAGTGTGACAGGGTACGTTGTGGTGAAGGGTCTGAAGCGCGAGGTGACAGGCTTGGGGTGGTATGACCGTGAGGTGGGGGGGTCTACCGCTGAAGTCGATAGGGAAGCCAAGTACACTTGGTCGTGGCTGTCTCTTCATGCCTCGAACATGTCGCAATTGAGCATTTTCTATATCTCAGGTAATGCTGAAGAtgaagggaaagagagagttATCGTGGAGACGCGAGCGGATGGTAGTCGCCATTACCACGACGATTTGATCATGGAGACGAATAAGAGCTGGTCAAGCCTTGTTACGTTCATGCAGTATCCGTCTGAGTTTCGCCTATGCTCGGCGTCGATGGGACTGGATGTGACAATACACACGGCCTTTGACGCGCAGGAGATCGGCACAGTTCTGGTTGGCGGTGCAGGATTCTACGAGGGAGTCGTGGAGGGCAGTGGCGTGTGCAGCGGAGACGCCGTGACGTTGCGCGGCTTCTTCGAGTACAAGAAGAACGCCGCACCGTATCGCAACACGTCGGAGCTGCTGAAGTACGTTGGGTCGTACGTGCATGGTGCGCTCGAGGAGATTTATCCGCTGGCCGCGTCTGATTCTTGGTTGTCTGAGAATGTACTGGGGCGCTATGCGATGGATCGAGGGGCGCCTGCGGACAAGATCTGTGAAACTCTGTTCCGGCCTGTGCGCTCCATCATCGACCGTGGCGGCAAGTCGTGGCGCAGCCTGATCCTCGTGAGCTGCTGCAATGCGTTGTCTCGTCAGTACTTCGACTGCCGCCGCTACATTGCGGTagccgagctgctgcacgtggGGTCTCTGATCATCGACGACATTCAGGACAACTCCgtggtgcgccgcggcggcaagtGTGTGCACGTGGAGTACGGCGTCGCGACTGCCATCAACGCTGGCAGTGCTTGCTACTTTATGGGGCCGCGTGCCGCCCGCATCCAGGACCTCCCGCCGGAGAAAGCCAGCCGCATCTACCAGCTGTACTTCGACGTGCTGCTCGCTGGGCACGCGGGCCAAGGCTTGGATATCTACCGCCTCGACTACCTGATGCCTAAAGTCGTAGAGACTGGCGATGCGAGCACGCTGTTCGATGCGCTCGATGCGATTCACACATACAAAACGGGTGGTGCAGTAGGAGCGCTCTGCTCCATGGCGTGTGTGCTCTGTGAGGCACCTACAGTTTTGTCGGAGGCTGTGGAGAGGTTCGGCCTCGCGCTGGGTCTCGCATTCCAAATCGTGGACGACGCGCTAAACATCCGCGGCTTTGAAGAAAATCTGAaagaggaagcggaggaCATCAAGGACGGCAAGATAACATACCCGACCGCCATCGCGATGGGTCGTCTTGAGGCCGCGGACCGGCAGACACTCTGGGCAATTCTGCGGAAGCCGACGAAGGAAGCGGCAGACATTCAGCAGGCAGTGGAACTTATCATGAAAGTTGACGCTACGTCGGAGTGCTTTCTGAtcgcgcgccaccgccttcagGAGATGTGGAACGCCCTAGACCCGCTGCTCGAGGACTCTTTTCCGAAACTGCTGATGCGCACATTTTGCTCTTTCCTTGTGGAGCGCAAGTACTGA
- a CDS encoding putative C-terminal motor kinesin, translating to MSLPPSRGGPQAVGTSAIEAEVQELLSRELSSRNADGDPDATALLVEHIRRGNGGAVLEGIRQNFKYNPPATQICMLTVMDQCLMHSGPQFAVMLSSEKWTDRLFKVAKTTTANEVREKIIYTVIKWYQRYHTSGHQRLMQRFQQSRVLGEPFQHIFRMAKDQQQPRSVKDQRDFTTLSTANRNEILDTEETILLECQGDLASLEYALEHPHILPDTEIANECKEHKLVCMRMLESGQHERIATELMSLIERFSEALSLFEAMTGIDVGEGDAAKRRAVADKDLEETDSDDDDEQRRLRQRRRGGKRADATAVMMQAQQETENLVNRERSEALQLRAQLEELRQKHEELQNKYKDAKAKNKEAVGMLEQYAQRVEMLETGANGADSHLSPLPVLGATSLGALDSAAGKGSVSPALTANMRSFLAAIRKSLREIKEVYCTDLSQQGRYYSAQISNAMAAMIQASDMDREADRKALQWTQELYKREVKLRKQYYNTIQELKGNIRVYCRVRPMLSKEIKGGYSDVMSYPTQDEVRLIDASGRPKLFEFDEVYPPTAPQARVFEDTAPLIDSVVDGFNVCIFAYGQTGSGKTFTMNGTEGENKGINTRALERLFGVIEERKETEVSTVTVSVLEIYCEQIRDLLATKKEASGLTYEVKQGGPYGTYVTNLKEVPVTSAGDIDGIMATAQTHRSEGMTNMNEHSSRSHMLLYIIVRTTNKQTNMQGYGKLSLIDLAGSERVDKSGAEGQRLKEAVAINKSLSALGDVIAGLAQNSKHVPFRNSALTFLLQDSMAGQAKVLMFVCVSPASYNVSESSSSLLFASRARGVAFGQIKKNATTEKAS from the coding sequence ATGAGCCTGCCGCCGAGTCGTGGTGGCCCACAGGCCGTCGGGACCTCTGCTATcgaggcggaggtgcaggAACTGCTTTCGCGAGAGCTGTCCTCGCGCAATGCGGATGGTGATCCGGATGCCACGGCCCTTCTCGTCGAGCATATCCGCCGTGGCAACGGTGGCGCTGTCCTCGAGGGGATCCGTCAGAACTTCAAGTACAACCCGCCCGCGACGCAGATCTGCATGTTGACTGTGATGGATCAGTGCCTCATGCATAGCGGTCCGCAGTTTGCCGTGATGCTGTCGTCGGAGAAGTGGACAGATCGTCTGTTCAAGGTCGCCAAGACGACCACTGCGAATGAGGTGCGCGAGAAGATTATCTACACTGTCATTAAGTGGTACCAGCGCTACCACACGAGCGGCCACCAACGTCTGATGCAGCGTTTTCAGCAGAGCCGCGTCCTCGGTGAGCCGTTTCAGCATATCTTCAGGATGGCTAAggaccagcagcagccgcgttCTGTTAAGGATCAACGCGACTTCACCACCCTCAGCACAGCCAACCGCAACGAAATCCTCGACACGGAGGAGACGATTCTGCTGGAGTGTCAAGGCGATCTGGCCTCTCTCGAGTACGCACTGGAGCATCCGCACATTCTCCCGGATACCGAGATTGCAAACGAATGCAAGGAGCACAAGCtggtgtgcatgcgcatgcTCGAGTCCGGACAGCACGAGCGCATCGCAACTGAACTGATGAGTCTTATCGAGCGTTTTTCCGAGGCTCTGAGCCTGTTCGAGGCAATGACCGGCATCGACGTCGGCGAGGGCGATGCCGCCAAGCGGCGCGCCGTGGCCGACAAGGATTTGGAGGAGACGGAtagcgatgacgacgacgagcagcggcggctgcgccagcgccgcaggGGTGGCAAGCGTGCTGATGCGACCGCGGTGATGATGCAGGCACAGCAGGAGACGGAGAATCTGGTTAACcgcgagcgcagcgaggcgctgcagctgcgagcgcagctggaggagctgcgccagaAGCACGAGGAACTGCAGAACAAGTACAAGGACGCCAAGGCAAAGAACAAGGAGGCCGTGGGCATGCTGGAGCAGTACGCCCAGCGCGTGGAGATGCTGGAGACGGGTGCCAACGGAGCTGACTCCCACCTATCACCTCTACCAGTGCTGGGTGCCACCTCACTTGGCGCGCTGGATTCTGCTGCCGGTAAAGGCTCCGTGTCACCGGCGCTCACCGCAAACATGCGCAGCTTCTTGGCAGCTATTCGCAAGTCCCTGCGCGAAATCAAGGAGGTGTACTGCACCGACCTCTCCCAGCAAGGCCGCTACTATTCAGCGCAGATTTCGAACGCCATGGCCGCCATGATCCAAGCGAGCGACATGGACCGCGAGGCCGACCGCAAGGCACTGCAGTGGACGCAGGAGCTGTACAAGCGTGAGGTAAAGCTGCGCAAACAGTATTACAATACCATCCAGGAGCTGAAGGGCAACATCCGCGTGTACTGCCGCGTGCGGCCAATGCTGTCGAAGGAGATCAAGGGCGGCTACTCGGACGTCATGTCGTACCCCACGCAGGACGAGGTGAGGCTCATCGACGCGAGCGGGCGGCCGAAGCTCTTCGAGTTCGACGAGGTATACCCGCCGACGGCTCCGCAGGCGCGCGTGTTTGAGGACACAGCCCCCCTTATCGATAGTGTCGTCGATGGTTTCAACGTCTGCATCTTTGCCTACGGCCAAacgggcagcggcaagacCTTCACAATGAACGGCACTGAGGGCGAGAACAAGGGCATCAACACACGTGCACTCGAAAGGCTCTTCGGGGTCATCGAGGAGCGCAAGGAGACGGAGGTTTCTACTGTGACGGTGTCGGTGTTGGAGATTTACTGCGAGCAGATCCGCGACCTGCTGGCCACGAAGAAGGAAGCGTCCGGGCTGACGTACGAGGTGAAGCAGGGCGGGCCGTACGGCACGTATGTGACGAACCTCAAGGAGGTGCCGGTGACGTCTGCGGGGGACATTGACGGCATCATGGCGACCGCGCAGACGCACCGCAGTGAGGGCATGACAAACATGAACGAACACTCGTCGCGGTCACACATGCTTCTGTATATCATCGTGCGCACCACGAATAAGCAGACGAACATGCAGGGCTACGGCAAGCTGTCGCTGATCGACTTGGCCGGTAGTGAGCGCGTGGACAAGAGCGGTGCGGAAGGCCAGCGCCTCAAGGAGGCCGTGGCGATCAACAAGTCGCTGTCGGCACTTGGTGATGTGATTGCTGGACTCGCTCAGAACTCCAAGCATGTGCCCTTCCGCAACTCTGCCCTCACCTTCCTGCTCCAGGACTCCATGGCCGGGCAGGCAAAGGTGCTCATGTTTGTCTGCGTGAGCCCGGCTAGCTACAACGTCAGTGAGTCTAGCAGCTCGCTGCTCTTTGCCTCTCGTGcccgcggcgtcgccttTGGCCAGATCAAGAAGAACGCCACAACAGAGAAGGCATCGTAA